In the Paenibacillus pabuli genome, one interval contains:
- a CDS encoding sensor domain-containing diguanylate cyclase, with the protein MIAQNKASRWRGKARKHKKISLTALLSGLVTISVLMTLTIMFISSYTSQKQSLIDNTLSLNYSSAAQMSQTLDSLFQSMQNSLKYAADYFPQMDYSDTEKLDSTLELIRSSSNFFNSITLVDDKGVIRSTSPYSNKNIGMQISSNAAKIAFESRASYISEAYQSPLSKRRIVFVSEPIFDAAGVFKGTIGGNIFLQENNILNLSFGSQLKTSNGSYFFIVDAKGTLLFHPDTKRIGENISKNEIVQKLLNDQTGKEQYKNLAGVDSLAGYQKVPATDWGVVVVSPTQTVYDQLNEHIRMLLLYTSVPFLILTLIVIRVARKLASPFVYLADLVNQVDQGKVDLPTMKPHWNREADLLTRTVLSALANFRKQTDQLTYDARTDVLTGMTNRRTFEEVIQQWIDEQVTFSIIVIDIDRFKSINDTYGHHAGDEVLKHIAGLIKLAVRPLDVSSRFGGEEFVVLLRHTESDTAYQIAEYIRVSVEESVMPVDRSVTISAGIAEYPLHSSSATELFHLADNALYQAKEEGRNRTVTIQTVEK; encoded by the coding sequence ATGATCGCACAGAACAAAGCATCCAGATGGCGGGGGAAAGCAAGAAAACATAAAAAAATCAGCCTCACCGCATTGCTCAGTGGACTTGTCACCATTTCAGTACTGATGACACTGACCATTATGTTTATTTCATCTTATACATCCCAGAAGCAGTCTCTCATTGATAATACCTTGTCTCTTAATTATTCAAGCGCAGCACAAATGAGTCAGACATTGGATTCGCTATTTCAGTCCATGCAGAACAGCTTGAAATATGCTGCAGATTATTTTCCGCAGATGGACTATTCGGATACGGAAAAATTGGATTCGACGCTGGAATTGATTCGCAGCAGCAGTAATTTTTTTAATTCAATAACTTTGGTGGACGACAAAGGAGTCATTCGCAGCACATCACCTTATTCTAATAAAAACATTGGAATGCAGATAAGCTCTAATGCAGCAAAAATAGCTTTTGAATCGAGAGCCTCCTATATTTCGGAAGCCTATCAATCGCCTCTTTCGAAGCGCAGAATTGTGTTTGTAAGTGAACCCATCTTTGATGCTGCTGGAGTGTTTAAGGGCACGATCGGTGGGAATATTTTTCTGCAGGAAAATAATATCTTGAACCTATCATTTGGAAGTCAATTGAAGACGAGTAATGGCTCATATTTTTTTATTGTTGATGCCAAGGGTACACTTTTATTTCATCCAGATACCAAACGAATTGGCGAGAATATCAGTAAAAACGAAATCGTGCAGAAATTGCTTAATGATCAAACCGGTAAGGAGCAGTATAAAAATCTGGCTGGCGTAGATTCCCTTGCCGGGTATCAGAAGGTGCCTGCTACTGATTGGGGTGTGGTGGTCGTATCTCCGACCCAGACCGTGTACGATCAGTTAAATGAGCACATTCGCATGTTATTGTTGTACACTTCGGTTCCATTTCTCATTCTGACCCTGATTGTCATTCGAGTGGCACGGAAGCTGGCGAGTCCTTTTGTATATCTGGCCGATCTCGTTAATCAGGTGGATCAGGGTAAAGTGGACCTGCCCACGATGAAGCCGCATTGGAACCGGGAAGCGGATTTGCTGACCCGCACGGTACTCAGTGCATTGGCGAATTTTCGCAAACAAACGGATCAGCTCACCTATGACGCCAGAACCGATGTGTTAACAGGTATGACGAATCGCAGGACATTTGAAGAAGTCATTCAGCAATGGATTGATGAACAGGTGACATTTTCGATTATTGTCATTGATATTGATCGGTTCAAATCCATTAACGATACTTACGGACATCACGCTGGAGACGAGGTTCTTAAACATATTGCGGGTTTGATCAAGTTAGCCGTTCGTCCGCTGGATGTAAGTTCCCGCTTTGGTGGGGAAGAATTTGTGGTCCTGCTTCGGCACACCGAGTCTGACACCGCCTATCAGATCGCCGAGTATATTCGCGTTTCGGTTGAGGAAAGTGTCATGCCGGTGGATCGTTCGGTAACGATTTCGGCAGGCATTGCCGAATATCCGCTGCATTCATCCTCAGCAACAGAGCTGTTTCATCTGGCGGACAATGCCCTGTACCAGGCGAAGGAAGAAGGGCGTAATCGAACTGTTACCATTCAGACCGTTGAGAAGTAA
- a CDS encoding Atu4866 domain-containing protein has protein sequence MEHNSSESRQGHQHPYVGMWVTKDGYIRHELLSNGRYDEARGQRQSAYQGRYVVEGDHIEYVDDTGFTADGDFVDGILYHAGMVLYREMKDNS, from the coding sequence ATGGAACATAATTCATCAGAAAGTAGACAGGGGCATCAACATCCCTATGTGGGCATGTGGGTGACGAAGGATGGGTATATTCGGCATGAGCTGCTCTCAAACGGTCGATATGATGAAGCCAGAGGTCAAAGGCAAAGTGCCTATCAAGGGCGTTATGTGGTCGAAGGAGACCATATTGAATATGTCGACGATACCGGTTTTACAGCCGATGGAGACTTCGTAGACGGCATTTTGTATCATGCGGGGATGGTTTTGTACAGAGAAATGAAAGATAACTCATAA
- a CDS encoding AraC family transcriptional regulator → MLPSLETDSNVTRQQQEMAHLIERFTPNDGIHTTAIPSLSLIRASEISEPIYSVHQPALCIVAQGSKLVILGRESYTYDLTQYLVASVNLPISGQVVQASVEKPYLCMRLDFDSGQIFDLIQDAASLQSKPDNATQRGLFVSSTKLPLLEAAVRLIRLLDTPDDIPVLAPLFIREMLYRIIQDEHGHSIKQFAVQNSHAQHIAKVIEIIQSEYDKPLRVEQLADMINMSSSSLHHHFKAITTMSPIQFQKQIRLQEARRMLIAGMTDAANAAFQVGYESPSQFSREYARMYGLPPKSDIKRLRHALHIEC, encoded by the coding sequence ATGCTTCCATCATTAGAGACGGATAGCAATGTCACACGGCAGCAGCAGGAAATGGCTCATCTTATCGAGCGTTTTACTCCAAATGACGGAATTCATACGACAGCAATTCCATCGCTTTCTTTGATCCGTGCCTCGGAGATTTCAGAGCCCATATACTCCGTTCACCAACCTGCTCTCTGCATTGTTGCTCAAGGGTCCAAATTAGTCATACTCGGCCGGGAAAGCTACACCTACGACCTGACACAATATTTGGTAGCCTCTGTAAACTTGCCTATTTCAGGACAGGTTGTTCAGGCTTCTGTAGAGAAGCCTTATCTATGTATGCGACTTGATTTTGACTCTGGACAGATTTTCGATCTAATACAGGATGCCGCTTCTTTACAATCCAAACCTGACAATGCAACGCAACGAGGATTATTTGTTAGCTCCACCAAGCTTCCGCTACTCGAAGCAGCGGTTCGATTGATCCGACTGCTCGACACACCTGATGACATTCCTGTTCTTGCTCCCCTATTCATTCGTGAGATGCTATATCGGATTATTCAGGATGAACACGGACATTCCATTAAACAGTTTGCGGTTCAAAACAGTCATGCCCAGCACATTGCCAAGGTGATAGAAATCATCCAATCCGAATATGACAAACCCCTGCGGGTTGAGCAACTTGCGGACATGATCAATATGAGTTCTTCCTCCCTTCATCATCATTTCAAAGCCATCACCACCATGAGCCCTATACAATTCCAGAAACAGATCCGGTTGCAAGAAGCCAGACGCATGCTGATTGCGGGGATGACTGATGCAGCCAATGCTGCATTTCAGGTTGGATATGAGAGCCCTTCCCAATTCAGCAGGGAATATGCCCGAATGTATGGCCTGCCCCCAAAAAGCGATATCAAACGCCTTCGTCATGCCCTGCATATTGAATGTTAA
- a CDS encoding adenosylhomocysteinase, protein MSKPMNVTPEIIEEGKRHIHWTEMHMPLLAELKSRLSKEHPFAGLTIGICIHVEPKTAVLCRTLQAGGAHVVLTGSPGTTKDAVAAALMSEGITVYGQRSDGRSQHMHNIHRVLEHQPHLLMDNGADLARTLIQHFDYSTLIGGTEETTTGANLLREETRAEITFPIIVINDSPLKRIMENEHGVGQTIIEGFMRTTNLILPTRRFVIVGYGSCGRGIARYLRNLGSQVIVVEKDPIAGLEAALDGFRVAKLEETFAFAQVYITVTGRPNAITVKHFSQMNDGTILANAGHFSWEMDLAGLRQESAHTERLTSDIEQFTLTNGRRLMLLTQGEMLNLAGGSGNPAETMDLGLSLQAASLLYLVQQRQHLVNGPQPVPHLVNSEIASQMLYHLSEKPVSLTEMALSTMKEKRL, encoded by the coding sequence ATGAGCAAGCCTATGAACGTGACACCTGAAATTATTGAAGAAGGCAAACGACATATTCATTGGACAGAAATGCATATGCCCCTTCTCGCTGAACTAAAATCCCGATTGTCCAAAGAACACCCCTTCGCTGGCCTTACCATTGGAATCTGTATTCATGTAGAGCCCAAGACTGCCGTTCTATGCCGAACCCTACAGGCTGGCGGAGCCCATGTTGTATTAACAGGAAGCCCAGGTACAACCAAGGACGCAGTTGCTGCTGCACTTATGTCAGAAGGCATTACCGTGTATGGACAACGTTCAGATGGACGCAGTCAGCATATGCACAATATTCATCGCGTGCTTGAACATCAGCCGCATCTTCTTATGGATAATGGAGCCGATCTGGCTCGTACTCTCATTCAGCACTTTGACTATAGCACGCTCATTGGCGGAACAGAAGAAACAACAACTGGAGCCAATCTGCTGCGTGAGGAAACAAGGGCGGAAATCACTTTCCCGATTATTGTCATTAATGATAGTCCCCTCAAGCGCATCATGGAAAATGAACATGGCGTGGGTCAGACCATTATTGAAGGATTCATGCGCACCACGAATCTGATTCTACCTACAAGACGCTTCGTCATCGTAGGATATGGTTCGTGCGGACGCGGGATTGCTAGATATCTGCGCAACCTAGGCAGCCAGGTCATCGTGGTTGAAAAAGATCCTATTGCGGGGCTCGAAGCTGCCCTGGATGGATTTCGCGTAGCGAAGCTTGAAGAAACGTTCGCTTTTGCCCAGGTTTACATTACGGTTACAGGTCGCCCCAATGCCATCACAGTAAAACATTTCAGTCAGATGAACGATGGTACGATTCTTGCTAACGCTGGACATTTCTCCTGGGAAATGGACCTAGCCGGTCTTCGGCAGGAATCTGCACATACCGAACGTCTTACATCAGATATTGAACAGTTCACCCTAACGAACGGCCGACGGCTCATGCTTCTTACCCAAGGTGAGATGCTTAATCTCGCAGGCGGAAGTGGAAATCCTGCCGAGACGATGGATCTGGGCTTGTCCCTTCAGGCCGCTTCCCTGCTCTATCTTGTCCAGCAGCGTCAGCATTTGGTGAATGGACCACAACCTGTTCCTCACCTCGTCAATTCGGAGATTGCAAGCCAGATGCTGTACCATTTGAGCGAGAAGCCTGTGTCATTAACGGAAATGGCTCTATCAACAATGAAGGAGAAACGGTTATGA
- a CDS encoding LysR family transcriptional regulator → MTLQQLKYVIEVATRGSMNEAAKRLFISQPSLSNAIRDLEQEMRITIFERTNKGISLSKEGVEFLSYARQVVEQAELLENRYLNAKPSPQHFSVSTQHYAFAVNAFVRLVQQYGQDEYELALRETKTYEIIQDVKSLRSEIGILYLNEFNSKVINKLLKDAGLVFTSLFTAKPHIFISVKNPLAKQASVAIEQLKDYPYLSFDQGEYNSFHFSEEILSTLSHPKSIQVNDRATLFNLLIGLNGYTISTGVLSADLNGNEIIPVPLECEESINVGWISHKSTSLSNLGVEYVKALHEAIES, encoded by the coding sequence TTGACTCTGCAGCAATTAAAATATGTGATTGAAGTTGCCACGCGCGGCTCCATGAATGAAGCGGCCAAGCGGCTGTTTATTTCCCAGCCCAGCCTGTCAAACGCCATTCGCGATCTGGAACAGGAGATGCGCATTACCATTTTTGAACGTACGAACAAGGGAATTTCACTGTCCAAGGAAGGCGTGGAATTTCTGAGTTATGCCCGGCAGGTCGTGGAACAGGCTGAATTGCTGGAGAATCGTTATTTGAATGCCAAGCCCTCCCCGCAGCATTTCTCGGTATCAACCCAGCACTATGCGTTTGCCGTTAATGCCTTTGTACGTCTGGTTCAGCAGTATGGTCAAGATGAATATGAGCTGGCACTGCGGGAAACGAAGACATATGAAATTATCCAGGATGTCAAGAGCCTGCGAAGTGAAATTGGGATCCTGTATTTGAACGAGTTCAATTCTAAGGTAATTAACAAATTGTTAAAAGATGCCGGCCTGGTGTTCACAAGCCTCTTTACAGCCAAACCGCATATATTCATCAGCGTGAAGAACCCGCTGGCGAAGCAAGCATCCGTGGCGATTGAGCAGCTTAAGGATTACCCTTACCTGTCATTTGATCAGGGGGAGTACAACTCTTTTCATTTTTCCGAAGAGATTCTGAGTACGTTATCCCATCCCAAGAGCATCCAGGTCAATGACCGGGCAACGTTGTTTAATCTGCTGATTGGTCTGAATGGTTACACGATTTCAACAGGTGTACTCAGCGCTGATTTGAACGGAAATGAGATTATCCCTGTTCCACTGGAGTGCGAGGAATCGATCAATGTGGGCTGGATCAGCCACAAAAGCACCTCTCTCTCCAATCTGGGTGTAGAATATGTCAAAGCCTTGCATGAGGCTATAGAGTCCTGA
- a CDS encoding SDR family oxidoreductase, which yields MFNVKGKVVVITGASSGIGEATARLLAQQGAHVVIGARRVERLQALASSIRSEGGTVEFQALDVTRLEEMQSIVDLAITRYGRLDVVINNAGLMPLSPLEALKVDEWNRMIDVNIRGVLHGIAAGLPVMRKQGGGQFINIASIGAYAVTPTASVYCATKYAVRAITEGLRQEVGGDIRVTLISPGVTESELAETISDAGSRELMKDYRRVTIPASAIAQSILYAISQPAEVDVNEIVVRPTASLA from the coding sequence ATGTTTAATGTAAAAGGAAAAGTGGTTGTTATTACAGGGGCAAGCAGCGGAATTGGAGAGGCAACGGCTCGTTTACTGGCACAGCAAGGGGCACATGTGGTCATTGGGGCAAGGCGCGTGGAACGTTTGCAGGCACTTGCTTCCTCGATTCGTTCAGAGGGAGGTACTGTGGAGTTTCAGGCACTTGATGTAACCCGGTTGGAAGAAATGCAGAGCATTGTAGATCTGGCGATTACTCGCTACGGTCGTCTGGATGTGGTCATCAACAATGCGGGCTTGATGCCTTTGTCTCCTCTTGAAGCACTAAAAGTGGATGAATGGAATCGAATGATTGATGTCAATATTCGGGGAGTTCTGCACGGGATTGCGGCCGGCTTGCCAGTGATGAGAAAACAGGGTGGTGGCCAATTCATCAACATCGCTTCCATTGGTGCCTATGCCGTAACACCGACGGCATCTGTATACTGTGCAACCAAATACGCGGTCCGTGCGATCACGGAGGGTTTACGTCAGGAAGTGGGCGGAGATATCCGGGTTACGCTCATTTCCCCGGGGGTAACCGAATCGGAGCTTGCTGAGACGATCTCGGATGCGGGATCGCGTGAGCTCATGAAGGATTATCGGCGTGTAACCATCCCAGCATCGGCCATTGCCCAGAGCATCTTGTATGCTATTAGCCAGCCGGCTGAGGTGGATGTCAATGAAATTGTCGTCAGACCAACAGCAAGTCTGGCTTAA
- a CDS encoding spermidine synthase: protein MRVLYRNMSEQHALTVYDTTRLYGEKGRFRVLEFSNEAVQGAMDLDQPSRMLLEYPRAMVHLMERNTPDYETVFVVGHGIGTLSTYLSNRQVKIAELDEEVVEISKTLFGYEGCEVMIGDGRKLLQQEPPGTYDYIIVDAFTATGTPKQFTSKSFFTMAQSKLRSGGSILMNVFGRAGNDRLVNAVYATMADQFAYTRSFALPTETQEEIQNRILVGSHAPIEFQSRFMAGFVEQVPGEGYIIEDEL from the coding sequence GTGAGGGTTTTATATCGTAACATGAGTGAGCAGCATGCGTTAACCGTATATGATACAACCAGGCTTTATGGAGAGAAGGGACGTTTCCGTGTTTTGGAGTTTTCAAACGAGGCGGTTCAGGGGGCCATGGATCTCGATCAGCCTTCACGAATGCTGCTTGAGTACCCTAGGGCGATGGTTCATCTAATGGAGCGGAATACGCCTGATTATGAAACGGTTTTTGTAGTTGGGCACGGAATTGGTACTCTCTCGACTTATCTGTCAAACCGCCAGGTTAAGATCGCTGAGCTGGACGAGGAAGTGGTTGAAATAAGTAAGACTCTATTTGGATATGAGGGCTGTGAAGTTATGATAGGAGATGGCCGGAAGCTGCTGCAGCAGGAACCACCTGGAACATATGATTATATTATTGTCGATGCCTTTACCGCAACAGGAACGCCCAAGCAGTTTACCTCCAAATCCTTCTTCACGATGGCTCAAAGCAAGCTGCGATCCGGTGGAAGCATACTGATGAATGTATTCGGGCGTGCGGGTAATGACAGGCTTGTAAACGCGGTATATGCAACGATGGCGGATCAGTTTGCTTACACGCGTTCATTCGCTCTCCCCACAGAAACGCAGGAAGAGATCCAGAATCGAATTCTGGTGGGGAGCCATGCTCCTATTGAGTTCCAATCGCGCTTTATGGCTGGTTTCGTTGAACAGGTGCCCGGGGAAGGATATATCATCGAGGACGAGCTTTGA
- a CDS encoding sn-glycerol-1-phosphate dehydrogenase, protein MNMNERIAAWNAEAQRCTCGHDHRLVQMQVFLEHGAIRRLPGYLLAQGYNQVTVVYDDQTGPAAGYEVVQRLRDAGLIADEFRMPENSAGDIIADEAGIVQVLLGVKQISQAIIAVGSGTIHDLVRFVCAKMNKPFLSVPTAASVDGFTSAGAPLIVSGIKQTFQAVPPEAIFADIDIIEQAPQAMTAAGFGDMLGKYTSLADWIVSRDLGGEPFCPVAYRMTEEALNACIQNVHAIAEGRSEGITALMDALIISGASMLIIDHSRPASGGEHHISHRWEMDLMVAGRKPVLHGAKVGVACALLTERYQELARLAREPVFDVYNTLPVASQLTAWLEQVGGPTTTEQLGVTPEMVEHAFATAHTLRERYTGLKYINETLNVS, encoded by the coding sequence ATGAATATGAACGAACGCATTGCAGCTTGGAATGCGGAAGCACAGCGGTGTACCTGTGGACATGATCATCGGTTGGTTCAAATGCAGGTCTTTTTGGAGCATGGGGCAATCCGCAGATTGCCAGGGTACCTGTTGGCACAGGGGTACAACCAGGTTACTGTGGTATATGATGACCAGACAGGTCCAGCGGCTGGATATGAAGTGGTACAAAGGTTACGGGATGCGGGGCTCATAGCAGATGAATTCCGGATGCCGGAGAACAGTGCGGGAGATATTATTGCCGATGAAGCGGGGATTGTGCAGGTACTGCTTGGTGTAAAACAAATAAGTCAGGCCATCATCGCAGTGGGATCGGGGACCATACATGATCTGGTGAGATTTGTGTGTGCCAAAATGAACAAACCTTTTCTGTCTGTTCCAACAGCAGCATCAGTTGACGGATTCACTTCTGCAGGTGCTCCGCTCATAGTAAGCGGCATCAAGCAGACGTTTCAGGCTGTTCCGCCTGAAGCCATCTTTGCGGATATTGACATTATCGAGCAGGCTCCCCAAGCAATGACGGCAGCGGGATTCGGTGATATGTTGGGCAAATATACATCTCTGGCAGATTGGATTGTCTCGCGTGATCTGGGCGGTGAACCGTTCTGTCCGGTAGCTTATCGGATGACGGAAGAAGCGCTGAATGCCTGTATCCAAAACGTGCACGCCATTGCCGAAGGAAGATCTGAAGGTATAACCGCATTAATGGATGCGCTAATCATTTCCGGTGCCTCCATGTTAATTATTGATCATTCCCGTCCGGCATCCGGCGGTGAGCATCATATTTCTCATCGTTGGGAGATGGATTTGATGGTAGCGGGCCGGAAACCTGTCCTGCATGGGGCCAAGGTAGGCGTAGCTTGCGCGCTTCTTACAGAGCGATACCAGGAACTTGCACGTCTCGCCCGAGAACCCGTTTTTGATGTGTATAATACATTGCCTGTTGCGTCACAGCTTACGGCTTGGCTCGAGCAGGTGGGTGGGCCGACGACAACGGAACAGCTTGGGGTTACACCGGAAATGGTGGAACATGCATTTGCAACGGCACATACACTTAGAGAACGATATACCGGACTCAAATATATTAATGAAACGCTGAACGTAAGTTAA
- a CDS encoding winged helix-turn-helix transcriptional regulator — MKKISTETCPKPYGCAVEVTLSVIGGKWKGAILYHLFSGSLRFNELRKLFPDITQRMLTLQLRELESSGIVHREIYPQVPPKVEYSLTPFGETLRPIIYSMRDWGETYTNEVVQAKSQES, encoded by the coding sequence ATGAAAAAAATATCAACCGAGACATGTCCCAAACCCTATGGCTGCGCAGTAGAAGTTACACTTAGCGTCATTGGCGGCAAATGGAAAGGGGCTATTCTGTATCACTTGTTCTCGGGTTCCTTGCGATTCAATGAACTCCGAAAGTTATTTCCGGACATTACGCAGCGAATGCTCACCTTGCAATTGAGAGAATTGGAGAGTAGCGGGATCGTGCATCGGGAAATCTACCCTCAAGTTCCACCCAAAGTGGAATACTCACTTACGCCGTTCGGGGAAACGCTCCGTCCAATCATCTACAGCATGCGGGACTGGGGAGAGACCTATACGAATGAAGTCGTCCAGGCCAAGTCACAGGAAAGTTAA
- a CDS encoding SDR family NAD(P)-dependent oxidoreductase, whose protein sequence is MHTQNKLHTALITGSTSGIGLELTRRLLAEGWLVIGLNRSPFPAEQGDIQNALHVGQLRWVQANLTNYESLRIALDQIKSETDSIDALFNNAGGSASELRYSDQGHEMHFELQTVVPYIIYKELYELLLRGQLKTVINTSTSAFNMLKRFDLNILERPTEFKKLFGPYATSKLGLSLWTREVADAAKLDGIQLLSIDPGGNNTLRGNKKSGLPFYIKPIMKWFFPHPSHGASLLYNGGFSSTGHESGTFLVKNKAKSLRFKEHGAAVLDRVHEIYEQEFLYSIPVGSGNQ, encoded by the coding sequence ATGCATACACAAAACAAGCTTCACACCGCTCTGATTACAGGCTCAACCTCGGGTATCGGTCTTGAACTGACCCGCAGGTTACTGGCCGAAGGATGGCTGGTTATTGGCCTCAATCGCTCACCTTTTCCGGCAGAGCAAGGCGATATCCAAAATGCATTACATGTAGGCCAGCTTCGTTGGGTTCAGGCTAACCTGACCAACTATGAAAGCCTAAGAATTGCGCTCGATCAGATTAAATCCGAGACCGATTCGATTGACGCCTTGTTTAATAATGCAGGAGGCAGTGCTTCCGAGCTTCGTTACTCTGACCAGGGACATGAAATGCATTTTGAACTGCAAACCGTGGTACCTTACATCATTTACAAGGAATTATACGAGCTGTTGCTCAGGGGACAACTGAAAACAGTCATTAATACTTCAACCAGTGCGTTCAACATGCTAAAACGATTTGATCTGAATATCCTGGAACGTCCGACCGAATTCAAGAAGCTGTTTGGTCCATATGCCACTTCGAAGCTCGGTCTTTCCTTATGGACACGCGAGGTTGCCGATGCTGCTAAACTGGATGGAATTCAGCTTCTAAGCATTGATCCCGGAGGCAACAATACATTAAGAGGCAACAAAAAATCCGGTTTGCCCTTTTACATCAAACCGATCATGAAATGGTTCTTTCCACATCCAAGTCATGGCGCTTCACTGCTCTACAATGGAGGATTTTCATCAACTGGACACGAGTCAGGTACCTTTCTGGTTAAAAACAAAGCGAAATCACTTCGTTTCAAAGAACACGGCGCTGCAGTTTTAGACAGAGTCCACGAGATCTATGAGCAAGAATTTCTATATTCAATACCTGTAGGAAGTGGAAATCAATAA
- a CDS encoding Gfo/Idh/MocA family protein yields the protein MTQTKLCFIGAGFHATTNIYPSAIEAGATIQAISTRSIERSQAALLRYGSMGSAYDNVTLMLQNEDCNNVVVVAQPQDQTSLALECIKAGKNVYVDKPLGWTAREAAEIADAAEKAGVVLMVGFMKRYAPIYIKLKELIDGGSMGRTRSFQMRFAVDSTPFCKNEEQFMKLAAIHMVDLMRFLFGEVQQVTGTTVKDGEHINQSISLKFDNGVVGSAYFAGMSAWSRESESVLVTFDHGFASADEMNTLTVHHSRTSDSLPWKSLEEQDTVFTPSGSPMSGAYRDLYLRGFVGEMAHFMSCCHNNTLPHSSGKDNIGTMALCDTILSSLV from the coding sequence ATGACTCAAACGAAGCTTTGTTTCATCGGTGCCGGATTTCACGCAACGACCAATATCTACCCTTCCGCTATTGAAGCAGGGGCTACCATTCAGGCCATCTCCACTCGCAGTATTGAACGTTCTCAAGCCGCCTTGCTGCGGTACGGCAGCATGGGTTCAGCATATGATAATGTAACTCTAATGCTGCAAAACGAAGACTGCAACAATGTTGTTGTGGTAGCTCAACCACAGGATCAAACATCTCTTGCTCTGGAATGCATCAAGGCGGGCAAGAATGTCTATGTTGACAAACCCCTTGGCTGGACTGCCAGAGAAGCTGCAGAAATCGCAGATGCAGCCGAAAAGGCTGGGGTTGTACTGATGGTGGGTTTCATGAAGCGCTATGCTCCTATATATATAAAATTGAAAGAACTGATTGATGGCGGTTCAATGGGCAGAACGCGTTCATTTCAGATGAGATTTGCGGTTGACAGTACACCCTTTTGCAAGAATGAAGAACAGTTCATGAAACTCGCAGCCATCCACATGGTAGATCTGATGCGCTTCCTCTTCGGCGAAGTACAACAAGTGACGGGTACCACAGTCAAGGATGGAGAACATATCAATCAGAGCATCTCCCTGAAATTTGATAACGGAGTTGTAGGCAGTGCCTACTTTGCAGGCATGAGTGCATGGTCACGTGAAAGCGAAAGTGTACTGGTTACATTCGATCACGGTTTTGCCTCAGCAGATGAAATGAATACACTTACCGTCCACCACTCTCGCACCTCGGACAGCCTTCCCTGGAAGTCACTTGAAGAGCAGGATACGGTCTTTACTCCTTCAGGCTCTCCCATGTCTGGCGCATATCGTGATCTCTACCTTCGTGGATTTGTAGGCGAGATGGCGCATTTCATGTCATGCTGCCACAATAATACGCTTCCGCATTCAAGCGGGAAGGATAATATCGGAACGATGGCCCTGTGTGATACCATCTTGTCTTCACTGGTCTGA
- a CDS encoding MerR family transcriptional regulator codes for MSDEVLYSIKETAEKAGLSEDTIRYYEKIELLPRAHRKANRHRVYRQEDIRIMKLITCLKKTGMSLEEMKPYLHMSMDSDLDEFPEEREMLVSHRMKVEAQIASLQQVVDFIDEKLDKRSMYPDECTLTGENQMSVFEKKNMFL; via the coding sequence GTGAGTGATGAGGTACTGTATTCCATCAAGGAAACAGCAGAGAAGGCGGGGTTATCGGAAGATACCATTCGATATTATGAGAAGATTGAGCTTCTGCCACGGGCGCATCGGAAGGCGAACAGGCACCGGGTATACCGTCAGGAGGATATTCGAATCATGAAGCTCATTACCTGTTTGAAAAAGACAGGCATGTCTCTCGAGGAGATGAAGCCATACTTGCACATGTCCATGGATTCGGATCTTGATGAATTCCCGGAAGAGCGTGAAATGCTGGTGAGCCATCGAATGAAAGTAGAAGCTCAGATTGCCTCGCTGCAGCAGGTAGTCGATTTTATCGATGAGAAGCTGGACAAGCGGAGCATGTATCCGGACGAGTGTACTCTAACCGGGGAGAACCAGATGTCTGTATTTGAGAAAAAGAACATGTTCCTCTGA